In Aedes albopictus strain Foshan chromosome 3, AalbF5, whole genome shotgun sequence, the following are encoded in one genomic region:
- the LOC115257883 gene encoding phenoloxidase-activating factor 2 → MMLRYSTTAALVVLLVGAVCAQDDLDSLFESVFNNPDNNNNNNPAAATPAPAPPPPPAVAPPQAARPVQPQPPPPSPTCSGDCVPYYLCNDNQIITDGTGIIDIRVGDDSTVESECANYLDTCCEKTQVLVEPPPTYTPAPPVSQYSCGLRNADGLGFRITGNKQGESEYGEFPWMVAVLREDKVMDSTLNVYECGGSLIAPNVVLTAAHCVANKQQDTLLVRAGEWDTQTRNELFPHHDRRVREVIVHERFNKGSLFNDVALLIM, encoded by the exons ATGATGCTTCGGTATTCCACCACCGCGGCGCTGGTGGTACTTCTAGTCGGAGCGGTGTGCGCTCAAGATGACTTGGATTCTCTCTTCGAGTCGGTTTTCAACAATCcagataacaacaacaacaataacccGGCTGCTGCAACACCAGCACCagctccaccaccaccaccagccgTCGCTCCACCGCAAGCGGCACGTCCGGTCCAACCCCAACCGCCACCACCGTCGCCAACT TGCTCCGGAGACTGTGTTCCCTACTATCTGTGCAATGACAACCAAATCATCACAGACGGAACGGGCATCATCGATATTCGCGTTGGAGATGACTCCACCGTTGAAAGCGAATGTGCCAATTATCTGGACACATGCTGCGAAAAGACCCAAGTGTTGGTAGAGCCTCCTCCAACGTATACCCCTGCACCCCCGGTGAGTCAGTACTCGTGCGGTTTGCGAAACGCTGACGGTCTGGGATTCAGAATCACCGGCAACAAGCAAGGAGAATCGGAATACGGTGAATTCCCCTGGATGGTCGCTGTTTTGCGCGAAGATAAGGTCATGGACTCCACGTTGAATGTCTACGAATGCGGTGGTTCGCTGATTGCCCCGAATGTCGTCCTAACTGCGGCTCATTGTGTCGCCAACAAGCAACAGGACACTTTGCTGGTGCGCGCTGGTGAATGGGATACTCAGACTAGAAATGAACTTTTCCCTCATCATGATCGCCGCGTGCGCGAAGTCATCGTCCACGAACGTTTCAATAAGGGCTCGCTGTTCAACGATGTGGCCCTGCTGATCATG
- the LOC109403394 gene encoding phenoloxidase-activating factor 2: MSRAVVLSCALLVVLAVAATSAEDGDLDALINSLFTSSPGTVIASSTASPPRPTSPPIGSQAACERGQRCVQRYLCTNESTSGAGLIDIRFDGDNPCVNYLAGCCYEEDIISEIPTVPVMDNPTCGKRNPDGIGFRIVGGKDESEYGEFPWMIAVLRQEQALDQVVNVFLCGGSLIHPSVVLTASHCVQNKSPAQLKIRAGEWDTQTKNEVYPHQDRQVVEIVNHPEYYKGGLYNDIALLFLDSPLQLDEGIQTVCLPPPNAKFDHTRCFVSGWGKDVFGKAGTYQAILKKVELPVVPNAQCQTALRSTRLGPKFVLHNSFMCAGGEVGKDACKGDGGSPLVCPIQGSAQSYHQTGIVSWGIGCGETTPGVYADVSHFRSWIDQQMQSRHFDLSSYTLS, from the exons ATGAGTCGAGCCGTCGTGCTATCGTGTGCGCTGCTCGTGGTGCTCGCAGTGGCTGCGACCAGCGCCGAGGATGGCGATCTGGATGCTCTCATCAATAGTTTGTTTACCTCATCGCCGGGTACGGTGATCGCTTCAAGTACGGCTTCCCCACCCCGACCGACGTCCCCTCCGATAGGATCCCAG gCAGCATGCGAGCGTGGACAACGTTGTGTTCAGAGGTATCTCTGCACCAATGAGTCAACCAGCGGGGCAGGGTTGATTGATATTCGTTTCGATGGTGACAATCCTTGTGTGAATTACTTAGCGGGGTGCTGCTATGAAGAAGATATC ATCAGTGAAATTCCTACGGTACCGGTTATGGACAATCCAACTTGTGGAAAGCGTAACCCTGATGGTATTGGATTCCGCATCGTGGGAGGCAAGGATGAATCCGAATACGGAGAGTTCCCATGGATGATCGCGGTATTGCGACAGGAACAAGCATTAGACCAGGTGGTAAATGTGTTCCTGTGCGGAGGCTCTTTGATACACCCTAGTGTTGTTCTAACGGCGTCGCATTGCGTTCAAAACAAGTCACCAGCGCAACTGAAGATTCGCGCTGGAGAATGGGATACTCAAACCAAGAACGAGGTCTACCCTCATCAG GATCGTCAAGTGGTCGAGATCGTGAATCACCCGGAATATTACAAAGGAGGGCTGTACAACGACATTGCTCTGCTATTCTTGGATTCCCCTCTCCAATTGGACGAGGGAATTCAGACAGTATGCTTACCCCCACCAAATGCAAAGTTTGACCACACACGTTGTTTCGTTTCCGGCTGGGGAAAGGATGTTTTCGGCAAGGCAGGAACATATCAGGCTATACTGAAGAAAGTTGAACTACCGGTTGTGCCCAACGCACAGTGTCAGACAGCCCTGAGGTCAACTCGATTGGGACCCAAGTTTGTGTTGCACAACAGCTTCATGTGTGCCGGTGGAGAAGTCGGAAAGGATGCATGCAAAGGAGACGGAGGCTCTCCACTGGTGTGCCCCATCCAAGGATCCGCTCAGAGCTACCACCAGACCGGAATTGTTTCGTGGGGCATCGGCTGTGGTGAGACAACTCCAGGAGTGTATGCTGACGTGTCCCACTTCCGATCCTGGATTGATCAGCAGATGCAAAGCCGACATTTCGATTTGAGTAGCTACACGCTGTCATAA